One part of the Phoenix dactylifera cultivar Barhee BC4 chromosome 4, palm_55x_up_171113_PBpolish2nd_filt_p, whole genome shotgun sequence genome encodes these proteins:
- the LOC120110357 gene encoding uncharacterized protein LOC120110357: protein MARRTPPSEANTFIHPSLLLPLIAAWAAASIAIFFTLCISHHRKSSRPKPQPQSSPSAASNNSVEKTKPATETIERSPPPPPTPAVIHVEEQERSSPTSTPAEKTDLVIADVAIHGPIGPSVRPSASRRKLSMSLSMKLPDKLSKIKINRKERREQSVEDSIWMKTIILGEKCKVPSDDDEAAAVFDDNGNRRRSYRPRTPRSLPISRSNSFMGVEQGCS, encoded by the coding sequence ATGGCAAGAAGGACACCTCCTTCTGAAGCCAACACCTTCATCCATCCATCACTTCTTCTCCCCCTCATCGCAGCATGGGCTGCAGCTTCCATCGCCATCTTCTTCACCCTCTGCATTTCTCATCATCGCAAGTCTTCAAGACCGAAACCACAGCCACAGTCATCACCTTCAGCAGCATCAAATAACTCGGTGGAGAAGACCAAGCCAGCAACAGAAACAATCGAGaggtcgccgccgccgccgccgacaCCGGCAGTGATCCATGTCGAAGAACAGGAACGATCATCACCAACATCAACACCTGCGGAGAAAACGGACTTGGTGATCGCCGACGTCGCGATACACGGACCAATCGGCCCAAGCGTGCGGCCGTCAGCTTCGAGGCGAAAGCTGTCGATGAGCCTCAGCATGAAGCTCCCTGATAAGTTATCTAAGATCAAGATCAATAGAAAAGAACGGAGAGAGCAGTCGGTAGAGGACTCGATTTGGATGAAAACTATAATTCTTGGGGAGAAGTGCAAGGTTCCGAGCGATGATGATGAGGCGGCGGCGGTCTTCGATGACAATGGGAACAGACGCAGGAGCTACCGGCCAAGGACGCCAAGGTCGCTGCCGATCTCTCGGAGCAATTCATTTATGGGAGTTGAGCAAGGCTGTTCTTGA
- the LOC103696154 gene encoding cytokinin riboside 5'-monophosphate phosphoribohydrolase LOG8: MEEVATSKFKRICVFCGSNSGNRTIFSDAALDLGHELVKRRIDLVYGGGSVGLMGLVSQTVYDGGCHVLGVIPKALMPLEISGQTVGEVKTVSDMHERKAEMARKADAFIALPGGYGTMEELLEMITWSQLGIHSKTVGLLNVDGYYNSLLALFDNGVEEGFIKPAARHIVVSAPTAKELLTKMEEYTPLHQEVAPRKSWEIGHLGYSKAPSP, encoded by the exons ATGGAAGAGGTGGCTACGAGCAAGTTCAAGAGGATTTGCGTCTTCTGTGGCAGCAACTCTGGCAACCGAACCATCTTCAGCGATGCAGCTCTTGATTTGGGTCACGAACTG GTGAAGAGAAGAATTGATCTGGTTTATGGTGGTGGGAGTGTGGGACTGATGGGTTTGGTCTCTCAGACAGTATATGATGGAGGTTGCCATGTCCTTGG GGTTATTCCTAAGGCTCTCATGCCCCTTGAG ATATCTGGCCAAACCGTCGGTGAAGTAAAAACTGTTTCTGACATGCATGAGCGTAAGGCAGAAATGGCTCGAAAAGCAGATGCATTCATTGCCCTTCCTG GTGGATATGGAACAATGGAAGAATTGCTGGAGATGATAACATGGTCACAACTCGGAATCCATAGTAAAACG GTTGGGCTGTTAAATGTTGATGGTTACTACAATTCCTTGCTTGCACTATTTGACAATGGGGTGGAGGAAGGTTTCATAAAACCAGCTGCTAGACACATAGTTGTTTCTGCTCCAACCGCAAAAGAACTGCTAACAAAAATGGAG GAATATACTCCATTGCACCAAGAAGTTGCTCCTCGTAAGAGCTGGGAGATCGGACACCTAGGTTACTCAAAGGCACCAAGTCCATGA